Proteins co-encoded in one Theileria equi strain WA chromosome 3, complete sequence genomic window:
- a CDS encoding uncharacterized protein (encoded by transcript BEWA_002790A): MAGSDSKHKSSSLVDLTRFLDSGILTLFTIFLSCTFLFMFGELLKLVAKLEFPNDQVFKRALGKLFPFRKSYDFNLTHSLLFSLCIILLSLRRSG, translated from the exons ATGGCAGGATCAGATTCTAAACATAAGTCGTCATCATTGGTCGACTTGACTCGCTTCTTGGATA GTGGTATTCTCACTCTCTTTACCATTTTCCTATCTTGCACCTTCCTCTTTATGTTTGGAGAACTCCTCAAGCTCGTCGCTAAACTCGAGTTCCCAAATGACCAAGTGTTCAAGAGGGCATTGGGAAAGCTATTCCCATTCAGA AAAAGCTACGACTTTAATCTCACTCACTCACTCTTGTTCTCACTCTGTATCATACTCTTGAGTCTCAGACGCTCCGGATAA
- a CDS encoding WD domain, G-beta repeat domain-containing protein (encoded by transcript BEWA_002800A) — protein MYEYYTSQMRAMIDWALSSLNKSREELLDVCFVTYFELYVRLFRQSTKSGCQFILEFAPAFESKFGHFIDQIADFKRVDQLTTSPLFRLQHRNKKHLIVISKRAKRSLLSWIGYNQGSLIEHILQESVSFIDGEVLNRPDVHFFRTHFIKEYGLHPESVRKFNKPFLGLYVRDYDNEIKIDKVKTNLLIDPQSKHYVPLGLPGELHAEDPHSDFGHEAAETITGEVAHLEYFYNLVPLPRPGTDVHQYLRGLYHVQKEHRATGKAPTTLSYTFQNSFPSCCCSISSFDGRYASLGLNDGSVLLWDLVASESSNAFKDLSPVLGENIAGRSISRVTGSSASKFHASGEGDEMAAGGLDSMLMFGHDGPVSSLCFGEMGRVLLSGGVDGDVRLRTLGSSSTRAIYRGGGHAVLSLKYGPYGYYFSTCEADGSVRVWETDRSFPLRILRTSNGELSGTFFHPNSTLLGTPCSDGNVRIWDLRTSCCEIVLPVSEDGSQFDSLHFNELAFSKNGAMVASALKNIVQVFDLRTKRNLQTLLGHEDPIVSMDFNHGSSVLVAADAGAVSFWDVKGNRSFGDEDDKFDQFSEEGMITLTSAYKPTDSLLRQVCFTPENVLLTLGVSTITATDNM, from the exons ATGTATGAGTACTACACATCTCAGATGCGAGCCATGATAGACTGGGCCTTGAGTAGTTTAAATAAATCCCGTGAAGAACTGCTGGATGTCTGTTTTGTAACATATTTCGAACTTTACGTCAGATTATTCAGACAATCTACGAAATCAG GCTGCCAATTCATTTTGGAGTTCGCCCCTGCCTTTGAATCAAAATTTGGGCATTTTATAGACCAAATCGCAGACTTTAAACGTGTAGATCAGCTGACGACTTCTCCTTTGTTTAGGCTACAACATCGCAACAAAAAACACCTCATCGTTATCTCCAA GAGAGCCAAGCGTTCGCTATTGAGCTGGATTGGATATAATCAGGGCTCTTTAATTGAGCACATACTACAGGAATCTGTATCTTTCATAGATGGAGAAGTGCTGAATAGGCCAGATGTTCACTTTTTTAGGACTCACTTTATCAAGGAATATGGATTACATCCAGAATCAGTTAGAAAGTTCAATAAACCCTTTTTGGGGTTGTATGTGCGTGATTATGATAACGAAATTAAAATCGACAAGGTTAAGACAAACCTCTTGATTGACCCGCAGTCAAAACATTATG TACCACTGGGATTACCCGGAGAGTTGCATGCGGAAGATCCGCATTCAGACTTTGGACATGAGGCTGCTGAAACAATTACTGGTGAAGTTGCCCATTTGGAGTATTTTTACAACTTGGTTCCACTTCCCCGTCCAGGGACGGATGTTCATCAATATTTGAGAGGCCTTTATCACGTTCAAAAGGAACACAGAGCGACCGGAAAAGCTCCCACCACTCTGAGTTACACCTTTCAGAATTCATTTCCAAGCTGCTGCTGCAGTATATCCAGTTTTGACGGGAGATATGCCTCCCTTGGTTTAAATGATGGATCCGTCCTACTCTGGGATCTCGTTGCTTCAGAG AGTAGCAACGCATTCAAGGACCTTTCACCTGTACTTGGTGAGAATATAGCCGGAAGAAGCATCTCCAGAGTAACGGGCTCTTCCGCATCAAAGTTTCACG CATCAGGAGAGGGTGATGAGATGGCGGCAGGTGGTTTGGATTCTATGTTAATGTTTGGTCATGACGGGCCGGTTTCAAGTTTATGTTTTGGTGAAATGGGCAGAGTGTTGCTGTCTGGTGGTGTTGATGGTGACGTGAGATTGCGTACTTTGGGATCATCTTCGACAAGAGCGATTTACAGGGGTGGTGGTCACGCTGTTTTGTCGCTAAAGTATGGTCCGTATGGCTACTATTTTTCAACTTGTGAGGCTGATGGATCTGTTAGGGTCTGGGAAACGGACAGGAGTTTTCCTCTTAGGATACTCCGTACATCGAATGGCGAGCTTTCTGGCACATTTTTCCACCCCAACTCTACCCTTTTGGGTACGCCTTGTTCTGATGGTAACGTGCGAATTTGGGACCTTCGTACATCTTGCTGTGAGATTGTCCTTCCAGTTTCGGAGGACGGTTCCCAGTTTGATTCTCTTCATTTTAATGAACTTGCCTTTTCCAAGAATGGTGCAATGGTTGCCTCAGCTCTCAAGAATATCGTACAAGTTTTTGACTTGCGTACCAAGAGAAATCTTCAGACCCTTTTGGGGCATGAAGATCCCATTGTCTCCATGGACTTTAACCATGGATCCAGCGTGCTAGTTGCAGCTGATGCAGGTGCAGTATCGTTTTGGGATGTCAAGG GTAACAGGAGTTTTGGCGATGAGGACGACAAGTTTGACCAGTTTAGTGAGGAGGGAATGATTACATTGACCTCTGCATACAAGCCTACGGATTCACTGCTTAGGCAAGTGTGTTTTACTCCGGAGAATGTATTACTGACTCTGGGTGTTTCGACAATTACAGCTACAGATAACATGTAG
- a CDS encoding RAB GDP-dissociation inhibitor family member protein (encoded by transcript BEWA_002810A), giving the protein MKELEFDTVVYGTGITASLIAASLTRNGFRVLQVDFHSSYGGDYRTFTFKQIISEQDVVKLPEDSQGISEEGEQSPASQQLVDQLGKNNPLYEHKVFYQVSPFSDNVDSTHESLLRESSRYAIDLWPKFIYSKSAAVELFLRSSSDTYLRFCSNSGPILIGREGEPELNEVCNSKGSIFRSKYLEPMEKRILMKFINELSDLVNTKVFSSDSLKRVDFEVDSQGSRFQGLEEDGTELWVDFLRRKNFTEKMIELTSHGICLGGNEYKEWTKTDGLKRLLKYVESIGVFGDLGGCLLYTLYGTSDIVHALCRLSAVHGCTFMLNTFVESVHTNEGKVSGITLSNSIFVKTKMLISEYLIPGHFVEHAQVLEHLHVISFVTKTPLFEGPNIAVLVPRSENDEPIHVIQTDLDSGTAPKGAYVLHLMTVDKAPPSHLTSFNDTTGVAARLIDAYKSLPVEIESTALALYTTHKLGDARDKIAQIDAHQGFLGEKDKETNDTDKVGFIQIPPPKGRPAVLLLEEVSLAHYICARLLGKEVNNLDLYDRIDLDKFLDFEKAEEEVESSPFDKLDEIIEKFSS; this is encoded by the coding sequence ATGAAAGAGCTAGAGTTTGATACAGTCGTATATGGGACCGGAATTACAGCCTCTCTCATTGCTGCAAGTCTGACCAGAAATGGATTTCGTGTACTACAAGTTGACTTTCATTCGTCCTACGGCGGAGATTATCGCACATTTACCTTTAAGCAGATTATTAGTGAGCAGGATGTTGTAAAATTGCCAGAAGATTCTCAGGGTATCTCTGAGGAAGGAGAACAATCTCCAGCTTCACAACAACTTGTGGACCAACTAGGTAAGAATAACCCTTTGTATGAGCACAAGGTATTCTACCAGGTGAGCCCATTCTCTGATAATGTAGATTCTACACACGAATCTCTACTTAGAGAGAGTAGTAGGTATGCCATTGATTTATGGCCGAAATTCATCTACTCTAAAAGTGCAGCAGTGGAACTATTTTTGAGGTCTAGCTCCGATACTTATCTCCGTTTTTGCAGCAACTCTGGACCAATTTTAATAGGTAGAGAGGGAGAACCTGAACTAAATGAAGTTTGCAATAGTAAAGGCTCCATTTTTAGGAGTAAATACCTGGAACCCATGGAGAAGAGGATCTTGATGAAATTTATCAACGAGCTCTCTGACCTTGTAAACACCAAAGTTTTTAGTTCAGATTCGTTAAAGCGTGTGGATTTTGAAGTTGATAGTCAGGGGAGTCGATTCCAGGGTTTGGAGGAAGACGGTACAGAACTATGGGTCGATTTCTTACGCAGAAAAAACTTTACCGAAAAGATGATTGAGTTGACAAGTCACGGCATATGTCTGGGAGGTAATGAATACAAAGAATGGACTAAGACTGATGGCCTCAAGAGATTGCTAAAATATGTAGAATCTATCGGAGTTTTTGGTGACTTGGGAGGATGCCTTTTATACACTCTCTATGGGACCTCTGATATCGTACACGCACTCTGCAGATTATCTGCAGTGCATGGTTGTACTTTTATGCTCAATACATTTGTAGAAAGTGTACACACAAATGAGGGTAAAGTATCTGGCATCACACTGAGCAACTCTATATTTGTCAAAACAAAGATGCTTATTTCAGAATATCTAATTCCGGGCCATTTTGTGGAGCATGCACAAGTGTTGGAACATTTACATGTCATTTCCTTCGTCACAAAGACCCCTCTATTCGAGGGCCCAAATATAGCAGTACTCGTGCCAAGGTCTGAAAATGACGAACCAATACATGTTATCCAAACAGATTTGGATAGTGGCACCGCTCCAAAGGGCGCATATGTACTACACCTAATGACAGTAGACAAGGCCCCGCCATCGCACTTGACCTCATTCAACGATACGACCGGTGTTGCAGCTCGATTAATTGATGCATACAAATCGCTACCAGTGGAAATAGAATCGACGGCACTAGCGCTCTACACTACACACAAACTGGGTGATGCCCGAGACAAGATTGCACAAATAGATGCACACCAAGGATTCCTCGGAGAAAAGGACAAGGAGACCAACGACACCGATAAGGTCGGATTCATACAGATACCACCACCCAAGGGAAGACCAGCGGTTCTGCTCCTGGAAGAAGTATCGTTGGCTCATTACATTTGCGCACGACTGCTGGGAAAGGAGGTGAATAACCTGGACCTATACGATAGGATAGACCTGGATAAGTTCCTGGACTTTGAAAAGGCAGAAGAAGAGGTGGAATCGAGTCCTTTTGACAAGCTGGATGAGATTATAGAAAAATTTTCGAGCTAG
- a CDS encoding hypothetical protein (encoded by transcript BEWA_002820A), which translates to MEIFKRLGSLKEADSGWEPILRHDFISSKRGELEKLSEQTIKYRFTQWECQSLFIGAFLGHCIMSVFSEASLPLALSLYFLLSFIHLRIRRDVYTLYSNMLSHTFYMLVLSFYIFFSHKYGASMHILVMLLYSSLSYTYAWVILDRYFGLLDPFAGYSFEFMIPTLREVHGALVGTTAFLGILFSIVHLYSLTYASLVSVVFALLSRWKYTSVVRRNFKTVSREPQVLNQRYDTFPSVQSLLSFVFTLTSLIISIISCFGGNKLYVGSQDGFLSYLANNQLNFTHIRKVTAMCYLLALNLFLLLLVQFLFLIQFVFRSSPLDKLLHCRFVILGRACTDAVHNKIFKCDIYCLDAGNRVKSVETLYKKYYKGNSSRLEKNMLCIENLYLLVQEYILKTERIKSLYCFLIQKDPVDPLKTMDPLVKCRMKLEGWDRELTATIEAEKKSREEKRQALRRQLEAEILPPQDCGSFLPPKRSISIPIELSLQNSGLYPNRLSKVDNRRCKTTAIYDDLYLGDGIVDRTLFKRTELFTEPCVSPKYEDVQIDSTNRTIDSRDCLTPTEPSPVAKSEEIVIDCGESDAELDTLVEYFLARQYASDGEVEYNVQMDKECPDTPLEGEVCKSARNDTCPTDAALSQDTSPVKLNALSIDERLQNIMRKAEYGNKRKKLKFSGKRSVKNLTRFFNKAFKAESTPCSQMEYTSQDCTPVSVMDIGVDLNVQDIPLEYKNEAFIDGTSAQDSPESLIDQSAPQALASIDILDAEAEITQTNLPTYISASEVEEETPREIEFPTQDDPLTLVRTYEMSEFSRKSQRVRTSDAPIMVIPISHMHKNFYDSNLKVVHPQATSGLNFCSSGGETGRVETTENDVRSQFSTDSESIDVDPYKFINEELEAYNGHGSSDVTPSISRTESIMKDLIDDISIQDSDELESNASFNYIWGK; encoded by the coding sequence atggaaatttttaAACGGTTAGGAAGTCTAAAAGAGGCTGATAGTGGCTGGGAACCCATCTTGAGGCATGATTTTATCAGTTCAAAGCGTGGAGAGCTGGAGAAATTGAGTGAACAAACGATAAAATATAGATTTACGCAATGGGAGTGTCAATCTTTGTTTATAGGAGCCTTTTTAGGGCACTGTATAATGAGCGTGTTCTCAGAAGCGTCTCTGCCTCTGGCTCTATCTCTCTACTTTCTGCTATCGTTCATACATCTTAGGATTCGAAGGGATGTGTATACACTCTACTCCAATATGTTGTCACACACTTTCTATATGCTGGTTTTGAgtttttacatcttcttctCGCACAAATATGGAGCGTCCATGCACATCCTCGTTATGCTGCTCTACTCATCGCTATCATACACATATGCGTGGGTCATTCTGGACAGATATTTCGGTCTACTTGATCCATTTGCGGGATATTCATTCGAGTTTATGATCCCAACCCTGAGAGAGGTTCACGGAGCTCTCGTGGGAACAACTGCATTTCTGGGAATTCTATTCTCAATAGTTCACTTGTATTCCCTGACATATGCCTCATTAGTCTCTGTGGTATTTGCATTGCTTTCGCGCTGGAAATATACGAGTGTTGTGAGAAGGAACTTTAAGACTGTCTCTAGGGAGCCTCAAGTGCTTAACCAAAGGTATGATACATTCCCTAGCGTACAAAGTCTACTAAGCTTTGTATTTACTCTCACTTCCCTGATCATTTCTATAATATCGTGTTTTGGTGGCAATAAGCTCTATGTTGGATCTCAAGATGGGTTTTTGTCTTATCTTGCAAATAATCAACTAAATTTTACGCACATTCGCAAAGTTACAGCAATGTGCTATCTTTTGGCTCTCAATTTGTTTTTACTGCTATTGGTGCAATTCTTGTTCCTGATTCAATTTGTATTCAGATCAAGTCCCCTGGATAAACTTCTTCACTGTAGATTTGTGATTTTAGGCCGGGCTTGCACAGATGCCGTGCataataaaatattcaaatgCGATATCTATTGCTTAGATGCAGGAAATAGAGTAAAGAGTGTAGAAACATTGTATAAAAAATATTACAAGGGGAACTCCTCAAGATTAGAGAAAAACATGCTCTGCATAGAAAATCTATATCTGCTTGTACAagagtatattttaaaaacgGAAAGGATTAAATCATTATACTGCTTTTTGATACAAAAGGATCCTGTTGACCCATTAAAAACAATGGATCCACTCGTAAAATGCAGAATGAAACTCGAAGGATGGGATAGAGAACTTACTGCAACTATAGAGGCCGAAAAGAAAAGTAGGGAGGAAAAGCGTCAAGCATTAAGAAGGCAACTTGAAGCAGAGATATTACCGCCGCAGGATTGTGGCtcatttcttcctccaaaGAGATCAATATCAATTCCAATAGAACTGTCACTACAAAACTCCGGCCTATATCCAAATCGTTTATCCAAGGTTGATAATCGCCGATGCAAAACCACAGCCATATATGATGACTTGTACCTTGGAGATGGAATCGTTGATCGCACTTTATTCAAAAGGACGGAATTGTTTACAGAACCCTGTGTATCTCCAAAGTATGAAGATGTACAGATTGATTCAACAAACCGTACAATTGATTCTCGTGATTGTCTCACTCCAACTGAACCTTCCCCTGTTGCTAAGAGCGAAGAAATTGTTATAGATTGTGGAGAGTCTGATGCAGAATTAGATACTCTTGTAGAGTATTTCCTGGCCAGGCAATACGCCTCTGATGGCGAAGTGGAGTATAATGTGCAAATGGACAAAGAGTGTCCGGATACACCCTTAGAGGGGGAAGTTTGTAAGTCAGCAAGAAATGATACTTGTCCAACAGATGCAGCTCTATCGCAAGATACTAGTCCTGTGAAGTTAAATGCTCTATCCATAGATGAAAGGTTGCAAAATATTATGAGGAAAGCAGAATATGGCAACAAGAGGAAAAAGTTGAAATTTAGTGGGAAACGAAGTGTGAAGAACCTTACAAGGTTCTTTAATAAGGCGTTCAAAGCTGAGTCTACACCTTGCTCGCAAATGGAATACACATCGCAAGATTGCACACCAGTCTCCGTAATGGATATAGGAGTTGATCTAAATGTACAAGATATCCCTTTGGAATACAAAAATGAGGCTTTCATAGATGGCACAAGTGCACAAGACTCTCCAGAAAGTCTAATAGACCAAAGTGCTCCTCAAGCACTTGCAAGCATAGACATTCTCGATGCTGAAGCGGAAATTACACAGACAAACTTACCGACATATATCTCCGCAAGTGAAgtagaagaagaaacaCCAAGGGAAATAGAATTCCCAACACAAGATGATCCGTTAACACTCGTAAGAACGTATGAAATGTCTGAATTCTCAAGAAAGAGTCAACGTGTCAGAACATCAGACGCACCAATTATGGTCATCCCAATATCGCATATGCACAAGAACTTTTACGATTCAAACTTGAAAGTTGTACATCCACAAGCCACAAGTGGGCTAAACTTTTGCTCTTCTGGAGGAGAAACTGGACGAGTGGAAACGACTGAAAATGATGTAAGGTCACAATTTAGCACCGATTCAGAATCCATAGACGTTGATCCATATAAATTCATAAATGAAGAACTTGAAGCATACAATGGACACGGATCATCCGATGTAACACCCTCCATCTCAAGAACTGAGTCAATCATGAAGGACCTAATCGATGACATTAGCATTCAAGATAGCGATGAATTAGAAAGTAATGCAAGCTTCAACTACATTTGGGGAAAATAA
- a CDS encoding hypothetical protein (encoded by transcript BEWA_002830A), whose translation MVKKRRIDAKGDKNLKNVLFPVIPLPSVQLCLANSVPISCIRDREIDKLFRVKSLECPDDLNQLETNLEILGTDKLDEDALCRETQQNKDLDQLKAELALIKSLYSYIERGIWNKQRILSVYELGYGNVYKDMSGLESLYRHCTTLSPFASLIRSLLTCMSEQETETQDQVSKDASAQESLKRKFEECSGLQVCFDRLPLSSLKISDFYDSRLYQDIEPKDENTTNEDNSEEEMFQNLVQGKLCNGQEAKKPHELAISLILSNKYDCISPRLLTRVLGDYRIINAISKH comes from the coding sequence ATGGTAAAGAAACGCAGAATAGACGCTAAAGGTGACAAGAATCTCAAGAATGTATTATTTCCGGTGATACCGCTGCCAAGTGTCCAGCTATGCCTGGCCAATTCAGTTCCAATCAGTTGTATACGTGACAGAGAGATCGATAAGCTCTTCAGAGTCAAGAGTTTGGAGTGCCCCGATGACCTAAACCAGCTGGAGACGaatttggagattttaGGAACGGACAAGCTCGATGAAGACGCACTTTGCAGAGAAACACAACAGAACAAGGATCTGGACCAACTAAAGGCAGAACTCGCACTGATAAAGTCTCTCTACAGCTACATCGAACGCGGAATATGGAACAAGCAACGCATACTCTCGGTCTATGAGCTGGGCTACGGGAATGTTTACAAGGATATGAGCGGGCTGGAAAGTTTGTATCGACATTGTACCACACTCTCTCCATTTGCATCTCTAATTCGCTCCCTACTTACATGCATGAGCGAACAGGAGACAGAGACACAAGACCAAGTTTCCAAAGACGCTAGCGCGCAAGAGTCACTAAAGCGCAAGTTTGAGGAATGCTCAGGTTTACAAGTATGTTTTGATCGATTACCACTTTCATCGCTCAAAATTTCGGATTTTTACGATTCACGCCTTTATCAAGATATCGAACCAAAGGATGAGAACACAACCAATGAAGATAATAGTGAGGAggaaatgtttcaaaatttaGTACAGGGTAAATTATGTAATGGCCAAGAAGCTAAAAAGCCACACGAGCTGGCAATTTCTCTGATTTTGAGCAACAAGTACGACTGTATTTCACCTCGCCTCTTGACCCGAGTACTTGGGGATTACAGAATTATAAATGCAATTTCCAAACACTAA
- a CDS encoding DUF1777 domain-containing protein (encoded by transcript BEWA_002840A), whose amino-acid sequence MGYRSKSRERHRHDDRGRRNEEERKGYRRRSLDRDRRDHRDYDRESRYRRRSRSIDRRGHDHKRSSVDKRDHRHRSRDRDYGERSRRDSDRYTGYTRGVDDRRSHGTRANGRRENDNLRRSRSASISKSPNDKATTLETDGQDEESLMLKLMGFGQFDTTKNKEHIDTDYSGINRKSKRKYRQYMNRKGGFNRPLSPTF is encoded by the coding sequence ATGGGCTACCGCAGCAAAAGTAGAGAAAGGCACAGGCACGACGACAGAGGACGGaggaatgaagaagaaagaaaaGGCTATAGACGCAGAAGCCTAGATAGAGACAGACGTGATCATAGAGACTATGACCGAGAGTCCAGGTATAGGCGAAGGAGCAGGAGCATCGACAGAAGAGGTCACGACCATAAAAGGTCCAGTGTCGATAAAAGGGATCATAGACACAGAAGCAGAGACCGTGACTATGGAGAACGGAGCCGTAGAGACTCTGACAGATACACAGGGTACACTAGAGGAGTAGACGACCGCCGTTCACACGGCACTCGCGCAAATGGTCGCCGTGAAAACGACAATTTACGCAGATCCAGAAGCGCCAGCATCTCAAAATCACCAAATGACAAGGCGACAACACTTGAAACGGATGGACAAGACGAAGAATCCCTAATGCTAAAACTCATGGGCTTTGGCCAATTTGACACAACAAAAAACAAGGAACACATTGATACAGACTATTCCGGAATCAATCGCAAATCAAAACGAAAATATCGCCAATATATGAATCGCAAAGGAGGATTTAATAGGCCACTATCTCCTACATTTTAG
- a CDS encoding hypothetical protein (encoded by transcript BEWA_002850A): MKSYSVFVYVALLEVLIIVSLTSGRDLSHSFSELGHVRGNGRNANQFVPRPPSGHNAPVVSVQLDLAQKKRYTSNKHTVYVMKGVSVGGDFEVYAHSVDGSRLKIENKVKDNTSIDVTTNAIKVLVYFWNLEPTKPVMLQVFDDRGSYFLSLNKTLKGENHWSKDFVAFRHSTVGNELFERLDHRVCAQFKAAPVDITKTSRYLACGSSEVQVSSTPLKGDKYYKVSHVFPDGLKPSRISHNGLPTSIPFPKDVRAVYAYFPKEGMAKLTFSPLLVEVDDGKSHSWYEVADDKKTWKKKVVSESQLEQVLDSMYLKHHGAVIFDISLEPEKFVPTAMTDPATAGRFNGVTKKSKDNPNVAGITLTPKVGDHFRVSGYKNRQYTRVKGVMTQGAASIQTGLPIGALKSFTMYNCSGEAKACYIESTVQSETGWYHKIPTSHVWKKIELDIGNPDNILECRLMIPISLGGCGKPCPTVDISRTAPYSFDKAKVDVQKAESPDIFHTYVHTMKGVKSDGLTYKGNYLSLKGTKSFLPLVNASNVHVTVYFWKRNLAKPLLIEVSSGGSDKVWYENAGSDGNTVWNKITQPDLLNKLDHLNCLLNKAYVVDVLNTAKYLSNCNHIDVERKEDPYNHTSGYIRYTHTLGNAPFTVSKVTIKGTTQKGMDESMLDSVSKISVFYPRSSADHVLIYVEISKGNSSQGKWFRKETGIKSEL; encoded by the exons ATGAAGTCATATAGTGTGTTTGTCTACGTTGCTTTGCTAGAG GTGCTCATCATCGTATCACTAACCTCTGGTAGAGACCTGAGTCATTCCTTTTCCGAGCTGGGACATGTTCGTGGTAATGGGAGGAACGCCAACCAATTTGTTCCTAGGCCGCCATCAGGTCATAATGCACCAGTTGTATCTGTCCAATTGGATCTTGCTCAAAAGAAGAGATATACATCAAACAAACATACTGTATATGTAATGAAGGGGGTTTCTGTTGGAGGTGACTTTGAGGTTTACGCTCATAGTGTTGATGGGAGCAGACTCAAAATAGAGAACAAAGTGAAGGATAATACTTCCATTGATGTGACCACAAATGCAATAAAAGTGTTGGTGTACTTTTGGAACCTTGAGCCTACCAAGCCGGTAATGCTGCAGGTGTTTGATGACCGCGGATCCTACTTCCTATCACTTaataaaactttaaaaGGAGAAAACCATTGGTCAAAAGATTTTGTGGCATTTAGACACAGTACGGTTGGTAATGAGCTCTTTGAGAGACTGGATCATAGGGTTTGTGCACAGTTCAAAGCAGCTCCAGTTGATATAACCAAGACATCACGTTACCTAGCATGTGGTAGTAGCGAGGTCCAGGTTTCTTCTACTCCCCTCAAGGGTGACAAGTATTACAAAGTTTCTCATGTATTTCCTGATGGCTTAAAACCTTCCAGAATTTCCCATAACGGGCTTCCAACTTCCATACCCTTTCCCAAAGATGTTAGAGCAGTGTATGCCTATTTTCCTAAAGAAGGTATGGCAAAGCTCACATTCAGCCCTCTTCTTGTGGAGGTAGATGATGGTAAATCGCATTCTTGGTATGAGGTAGCGGATGACAAGAAGACATGGAAAAAGAAGGTAGTTTCAGAAAGTCAACTAGAGCAGGTATTGGATTCCATGTACCTTAAACATCATGGTGCTGTCATATTCGACATTTCCCTTGAGCCAGAAAAATTTGTACCTACAGCCATGACAGATCCAGCTACAGCAGGGAGGTTTAATGGAGTCACCAAGAAATCCAAGGATAATCCAAACGTTGCTGGTATAACGCTTACCCCAAAGGTCGGGGACCATTTTAGGGTCTCCGGATATAAGAATAGACAATATACCAGAGTGAAGGGGGTAATGACTCAGGGGGCAGCTTCTATTCAAACTGGATTACCCATTGGAGCGTTAAAGAGTTTTACAATGTACAACTGTTCTGGTGAAGCCAAGGCATGTTACATTGAATCTACAGTTCAAAGTGAAACCGGATGGTATCACAAGATTCCAACCTCACACGTTTGGAAAAAGATTGAACTTGATATTGGTAATCCAGACAATATACTTGAATGTAGACTTATGATCCCTATTTCTTTGGGTGGTTGTGGTAAGCCATGTCCAACCGTAGATATTTCTCGCACTGCTCCGTACTCATTTGATAAGGCCAAGGTGGATGTCCAAAAGGCTGAATCTCCTGACATCTTCCATACTTACGTACATACAATGAAGGGAGTAAAATCAGATGGGTTAACATACAAGGGAAATTACTTGTCACTTAAGGGCACAAAATCTTTTCTTCCGCTTGTTAACGCCAGTAATGTACATGTTACCGTTTATTTTTGGAAGCGCAACCTTGCGAAACCTCTCTTGATAGAGGtatcctctggaggttcgGATAAAGTTTGGTATGAGAACGCCGGATCAGATGGGAATACTGTTTGGAACAAGATAACTCAACCTGACTTGTTGAATAAACTTGATCATTTAAATTGTTTATTAAATAAAGCCTATGTAGTGGATGTATTAAACACCGCGAAATATTTGTCTAATTGTAATCATATCGATGTTGAAAGGAAGGAAGATCCGTATAATCACACCTCTGGATATATAAGATACACTCATACATTGGGAAACGCTCCATTCACTGTGTCTAAGGTCACAATAAAGGGTACAACTCAAAAAGGAATGGACGAATCTATGCTCGATAGTGTTTCAAAGATTTCTGTATTTTATCCAAGATCTTCTGCCGACCATGTTTTAATTTATGTTGAGATTAGTAAGGGCAACTCGTCCCAAGGCAAATGGTTTAGAAAGGAAACCGGTATAAAATCTGAGCTTTAG